The following are encoded in a window of Francisella tularensis subsp. tularensis genomic DNA:
- a CDS encoding DUF3573 domain-containing protein: MNFFIKILTFLLTIAFLFSIGRAAIKQTDEKQILKKDISVLRLQIFSLKKQINQVEEYQDSTNTSLRSDFATYSSKVNNTLTSVSPTKVDALGSRSNNIATRVSSNETFDQNLFRRGNSQGVFFSNGSIDVGNAPAITTQGQITYLGSYSGNNTIQLGQISKNLYASTIIGQRDKFPNYSMFFGGYFEGDAQTWFGSQINRAGGTSDFPATGQNIYMTTVDLYFLANVGEYMTAVFDFLTDDNSDFGLRNGFVILGNLDTSPFFVTVGKNRRISVGTYGGGGPWSNGLSEDFLAPGSVTNISLNYKTSSINANVTTFGTQNNHLDFSAAIFYANKLTTDLSYGLNFGYIFNLAGADNTSISKFLDSIDKGNDSVGTIDIDGTLAYSILGGVLQFQSGWSTTTNKEDFNKNGTSVNTGAWYFGLAYGFRLYGRNTNFNFSYSQSYNAANIPMSLSIASPNFGLADSGIKKQIIVSSQRSYFDNNVLIGPEYSYQSLYNGEDMNTLTLDLSVYI; this comes from the coding sequence GTGAATTTTTTTATAAAAATTCTAACATTTCTCCTGACGATTGCTTTTCTGTTTAGTATTGGACGCGCTGCTATTAAGCAAACAGATGAAAAACAGATTCTTAAAAAGGATATATCAGTCCTGAGACTACAGATCTTTTCATTAAAAAAGCAAATAAATCAGGTTGAAGAATATCAAGATTCTACAAATACTAGCTTACGTTCAGATTTTGCTACTTACAGCTCAAAAGTAAATAATACTTTAACTTCTGTAAGTCCAACCAAAGTAGATGCTTTAGGATCTAGATCTAATAATATTGCAACAAGGGTATCAAGTAACGAAACATTTGACCAGAACTTATTTAGACGTGGAAATAGTCAAGGCGTCTTTTTTTCAAATGGTTCGATTGATGTTGGTAATGCCCCAGCTATAACAACTCAAGGGCAGATAACCTATTTAGGCTCATATTCTGGTAATAATACCATACAGCTTGGACAAATATCAAAGAATCTATATGCTTCTACAATAATTGGCCAAAGAGATAAGTTTCCTAATTACTCAATGTTTTTTGGAGGATACTTTGAAGGAGATGCTCAAACATGGTTTGGCAGTCAAATAAATAGAGCTGGCGGAACTTCTGATTTTCCAGCGACTGGTCAAAATATATATATGACAACAGTAGACTTATATTTCCTAGCTAATGTAGGAGAATATATGACAGCAGTATTTGATTTTCTTACTGATGACAATAGTGATTTTGGACTTAGGAATGGTTTTGTTATCTTAGGTAATTTAGATACATCACCTTTTTTTGTAACTGTTGGCAAGAATAGAAGGATATCTGTAGGAACATATGGTGGAGGAGGACCATGGAGTAATGGACTTTCAGAGGATTTTCTGGCTCCTGGATCAGTTACGAATATATCGTTAAATTATAAGACTAGCTCAATAAATGCGAATGTAACAACTTTCGGTACACAAAATAATCATTTAGATTTTTCAGCAGCTATCTTTTATGCTAATAAGTTAACAACTGATCTTTCTTATGGTCTTAATTTTGGATATATATTTAACCTTGCAGGAGCCGATAATACTAGTATCTCTAAGTTTCTTGATAGTATAGATAAGGGTAATGATAGTGTTGGTACTATAGATATTGATGGAACACTAGCATACTCAATTTTAGGTGGAGTTTTACAGTTCCAAAGTGGCTGGTCAACGACAACAAATAAGGAGGATTTTAATAAAAATGGGACAAGTGTGAATACTGGGGCGTGGTATTTTGGTTTAGCTTACGGATTTAGATTATATGGAAGAAACACAAATTTTAACTTTAGTTATTCACAATCATATAATGCTGCAAATATACCAATGTCTTTGTCAATTGCTTCACCAAATTTTGGACTTGCTGATTCAGGTATAAAAAAACAAATAATTGTTTCGTCTCAGAGATCATATTTTGATAATAATGTGCTAATAGGACCAGAATACTCATACCAAAGTCTATATAATGGTGAAGATATGAATACTTTGACTCTAGACCTATCTGTATATATATAG
- a CDS encoding cation:proton antiporter, with protein MSNNMELFVHSSNYILLASGLILFFAIVSQFLSWRLKLPSILFLILSGIILGPLSEAIFQTGFKLVDGNVIFGEALSPFVSICVAIILFEGSLSLNFSKIKSVSSVVILLITVGLAITVVLTALFCYYVVGLNLELSMLIGGITCVSGPTVVPPFMRTVRPKKHIANILKWESILVDPIGALVVVFMLAWFVIGGNFANQPNAVSTFIAYMVFVCILGITSGFIFGYLIGLSFRKHYIPEYLKSFFVLAVIVLGFIISDAIMHGAGLLMVTVAGLVMANMKDIKMSDIVSFKENLSIVIISVLFIVLGAEIDFSLFKDYWLDLIEVFLFLQFILRPIVVFLCCLGSKTTFAERVVLGIIYPRGIVAASVAALVAVKIIKSHPELYSEANTLVFFVFMIIVFTVVFQSIVTPYISKALGVTEPEGKGFLIIGGNRFARELAEIFVKNDIEVVITDSSWGNVQKCRQLGLNTYYGSPVSIHADWSINLVGIGAMLGLSTSEYVNAVSAMKYKYEFGSNNVYVLRTAQKESYKGIGAIETNLANLLFDEGVDFNILIEMLNQGATIRSTNITPNYTLEKFFSDNPNAIGLFIIDDNGYAQPFSKNKKIKFESYNLISLRDDKSKDQLCLDV; from the coding sequence TTGAGTAATAATATGGAGCTATTTGTACATTCGTCTAATTATATTTTACTAGCATCTGGCTTAATATTGTTTTTTGCTATTGTTTCACAGTTTTTATCTTGGAGATTAAAGCTACCATCGATACTTTTTTTAATTTTAAGTGGAATTATCCTCGGACCTCTATCAGAAGCAATATTCCAAACTGGCTTCAAGCTGGTTGATGGTAATGTTATATTTGGTGAGGCGTTGTCACCTTTTGTTTCAATCTGTGTGGCAATAATTCTTTTTGAGGGCAGCTTATCGCTAAATTTTAGTAAGATAAAAAGTGTAAGTAGTGTTGTTATACTTCTGATTACTGTAGGTTTAGCAATTACTGTTGTACTTACAGCCTTGTTCTGTTATTACGTTGTTGGTTTGAATCTAGAACTATCTATGCTTATCGGTGGTATTACCTGTGTGAGTGGGCCAACCGTTGTACCACCTTTTATGAGGACTGTTAGACCAAAAAAACATATTGCAAATATCCTAAAATGGGAGTCTATACTCGTAGATCCGATAGGAGCGTTAGTTGTAGTCTTTATGCTAGCATGGTTTGTTATTGGCGGCAATTTTGCTAATCAACCTAATGCAGTAAGTACATTTATAGCATATATGGTGTTTGTATGTATTTTAGGAATAACCTCAGGATTTATTTTTGGTTATTTAATTGGCTTAAGCTTTAGAAAACATTATATTCCAGAGTATCTAAAGAGTTTTTTCGTACTTGCGGTAATTGTGTTAGGTTTTATTATTTCTGATGCAATTATGCATGGTGCGGGACTGTTAATGGTAACAGTAGCAGGTCTGGTAATGGCAAATATGAAAGATATCAAAATGTCTGATATTGTTTCATTTAAAGAGAATCTAAGCATTGTGATTATCTCAGTTCTTTTTATTGTCTTAGGAGCTGAAATTGACTTTAGTTTATTTAAAGATTATTGGTTAGATTTGATTGAGGTTTTTTTATTTTTACAGTTTATATTACGACCAATAGTTGTTTTCTTGTGTTGCCTAGGATCTAAAACAACTTTTGCAGAAAGAGTTGTTTTGGGGATTATTTATCCTCGTGGGATTGTGGCAGCATCAGTAGCAGCATTAGTAGCGGTTAAGATTATTAAATCACATCCTGAGCTATACAGTGAGGCAAATACTTTAGTATTCTTTGTCTTTATGATAATTGTTTTTACTGTTGTTTTTCAAAGTATCGTTACACCATATATTTCAAAAGCGCTTGGAGTTACTGAACCAGAGGGTAAAGGATTTTTGATAATTGGGGGTAATAGATTTGCACGTGAGTTAGCAGAAATTTTTGTCAAAAATGATATTGAAGTTGTAATTACAGACTCTTCTTGGGGTAATGTGCAAAAATGTCGACAGTTGGGTTTAAATACTTATTATGGTAGTCCTGTTTCAATTCATGCTGATTGGAGTATTAATTTAGTCGGCATCGGTGCGATGCTGGGATTATCAACAAGTGAGTATGTAAATGCAGTATCAGCGATGAAATATAAATATGAATTTGGCTCAAATAATGTCTATGTACTACGTACAGCACAAAAAGAGAGTTACAAAGGTATTGGTGCTATAGAAACAAATCTTGCTAATTTATTATTTGATGAGGGAGTTGATTTTAATATCTTGATAGAGATGCTTAATCAAGGAGCTACAATTAGAAGTACAAATATTACCCCTAACTATACTTTAGAGAAGTTTTTTAGTGATAATCCCAACGCTATTGGATTATTTATCATTGATGATAATGGTTATGCACAACCTTTTAGTAAGAATAAAAAGATTAAATTTGAGAGTTATAATTTGATATCATTAAGGGATGATAAAAGTAAGGATCAGCTATGTCTAGATGTATAA
- a CDS encoding gamma carbonic anhydrase family protein, whose product MSRCIRSFNGKYPKVADSAYVDESAAVIGDVILKEDSSIWSQVSVRGDLLTITIGKGTNIQDCSTLHTTEYPKDSGQGFALTIGDYVTVGHGVVLHGCEIKNNCLIGMGSIVLDGAVVEPWVFLGAGSLVPPGKTLESGYMYLGSPAKKVRPISEHERQIIKENAEHYVKVKNRYKAQI is encoded by the coding sequence ATGTCTAGATGTATAAGAAGCTTTAATGGTAAATATCCTAAAGTAGCTGATTCAGCTTATGTTGATGAGTCAGCAGCAGTAATTGGTGATGTTATCTTAAAAGAAGATTCATCTATATGGTCACAGGTCAGTGTAAGAGGAGATCTCTTAACAATCACTATTGGTAAAGGCACTAACATACAAGATTGTAGCACACTTCATACTACTGAATATCCTAAAGATTCTGGTCAAGGCTTTGCCTTAACTATAGGAGACTACGTGACAGTAGGACATGGCGTTGTATTACATGGCTGTGAGATAAAAAATAACTGTCTAATAGGTATGGGTTCGATAGTTCTCGATGGAGCAGTAGTAGAGCCTTGGGTTTTTCTCGGTGCTGGCAGTTTGGTACCACCAGGAAAAACTCTTGAGTCAGGTTATATGTATTTAGGTTCACCAGCTAAAAAGGTTAGACCAATAAGTGAGCATGAAAGACAAATTATTAAAGAAAATGCTGAACACTATGTCAAAGTTAAAAATAGATACAAAGCGCAGATTTAG
- the lolB gene encoding lipoprotein insertase outer membrane protein LolB: MLNTMSKLKIDTKRRFSLLIALVLIISLSSCATTQTNVTTKTVFNQETTYHNLLKLKKWQANGVIGIIYDNQAESANYTYLQDGDNFSIKLYGPLGIGSIEIKGDTNSVSLANSKGQKLTAKDAKTLMLEQLGWYVPVEGLKYWIKAIAIPNIRQTSELNTNNLLSKLSQNGWSISYSNYQLVDSKYPLPTKIRMSRDNLTLKIVIKSWQI; encoded by the coding sequence ATGCTGAACACTATGTCAAAGTTAAAAATAGATACAAAGCGCAGATTTAGTTTACTTATTGCTTTAGTACTAATTATCTCATTATCATCTTGTGCTACAACGCAAACTAATGTTACAACTAAAACAGTTTTTAATCAAGAGACTACTTACCATAACTTACTTAAGCTTAAAAAATGGCAAGCCAATGGTGTTATTGGTATTATCTATGATAATCAGGCTGAATCTGCTAATTATACATACTTACAAGATGGTGATAATTTTAGTATCAAACTTTATGGTCCATTAGGAATAGGTAGCATTGAAATAAAAGGCGATACGAACAGTGTTTCACTAGCGAATAGTAAAGGACAAAAGCTAACAGCAAAAGACGCTAAAACTTTGATGTTAGAGCAGTTAGGCTGGTATGTGCCAGTAGAGGGTCTTAAATACTGGATAAAAGCGATAGCAATACCAAATATTAGGCAAACATCCGAACTAAACACCAATAATCTTTTAAGTAAACTATCACAAAATGGTTGGAGTATTAGTTATAGTAATTATCAACTAGTTGATTCTAAATATCCCTTACCAACAAAGATTAGGATGTCTAGAGATAATCTAACTCTAAAAATCGTTATAAAATCATGGCAAATATAA
- the ispE gene encoding 4-(cytidine 5'-diphospho)-2-C-methyl-D-erythritol kinase yields the protein MANIKAKKYYSYAKINLFLHILNKRTDGYHNLQTWFTFLDLKDQLTFSFNNSREINISSNISIAAKQDNLVYKAIKKFQQSYRVQDIGVDIEIKKNIPMGAGLGGGSSNAATTLIALRDYYLPQLSNEEMIPLAAKLGADVSIFVYGKSAWAEGIGEILYHKDFSPQYALLIKPDIHISTKEFFTSEDLIKSSVLISKDLGFDKSIMHNDFENVFYAKYPEFSQYLKELDSDFRMTGTGSCFYLLSADKNKLEQLARKINKPLDKWLVKTLNYVY from the coding sequence ATGGCAAATATAAAAGCTAAAAAATACTATAGTTATGCAAAGATAAATCTATTTTTGCATATATTAAACAAACGTACAGATGGTTACCATAATTTACAGACTTGGTTTACCTTTTTGGACTTAAAAGATCAACTAACTTTTAGTTTTAATAATTCACGAGAAATTAATATTTCGAGTAATATTAGTATTGCTGCAAAACAAGATAATTTAGTATATAAGGCTATCAAAAAATTTCAGCAAAGCTATAGAGTGCAAGATATAGGTGTTGATATTGAAATTAAGAAAAATATTCCAATGGGAGCAGGACTTGGCGGTGGAAGCTCAAATGCTGCTACTACACTTATAGCTTTACGTGATTATTATTTGCCGCAGTTGTCAAATGAGGAGATGATTCCATTAGCGGCAAAACTTGGTGCCGATGTGTCGATATTTGTTTATGGTAAATCTGCGTGGGCAGAAGGTATAGGTGAGATATTATACCATAAGGATTTTAGTCCGCAGTATGCGCTATTGATTAAACCGGATATCCATATTAGTACAAAAGAGTTTTTTACAAGTGAGGATTTAATTAAGTCATCGGTTCTAATATCTAAAGATTTAGGCTTTGATAAGAGCATTATGCATAACGATTTTGAGAATGTTTTTTATGCAAAATATCCAGAGTTTAGTCAATATCTAAAAGAGTTAGATAGTGATTTTAGAATGACAGGTACAGGTTCTTGTTTTTATTTACTCTCAGCAGATAAAAATAAACTTGAGCAACTTGCAAGAAAAATTAATAAACCTCTTGACAAATGGCTAGTCAAAACATTAAACTATGTCTACTAA